Part of the Neisseria subflava genome is shown below.
ATGACGTTCATCTCGTTGAGGAATTCTTTGTCACTGAAGTTGAGGTTGTGCATGCGGTCGGCTTCGAGCTTCAGAATCTCGGGCAGGTTGGCGGCGGCGACGTTTTCGTAATACACCGTTTCATTGCGGTTGGTATAGGCATTGTTTTGCCCACCCAGCTCGGACACGCGGCGATTGAACTCGCCGGAGGGGACGTCTTTCGTGCCTTTAAACATCATGTGTTCCAAAGCGTGGCTCAAGCCGCTTTTGCCCGGTTTTTCATCCACGCTGCCGATTTTGTACCAAATCTGCGAAACGGCCACAGGCGCGCGGTGGTCTTCTTTGACGATGATTTTCAGACCGTTGGGCAGGGTTTCAGAAAGCGTCTGCGCCCATGAGGCGGCAGGCAGCGCGAAGGCAAGCATTAAAGCAATTCGGCGTAACATGGTTCAATCCGTAAAATGAAAATCAATCGCCAAAGTATAGCGGAAAATCTGCAAAGATTGGCCGAATGTTTCAGACGGCCTGAGACTTTATCTGCTGATTCACATCAAGCGCGGCCGTTGCCAATCTTTACCGTCGCGCCTCATTCGCGGATAATCCCAAACATTCCCGTTTCCAACCATCACAAAGGAATCATCATGGCATTTTTGAAACTGACCGAACAAAATGTTCAAGGCAAAACCGTTCTGATCCGCGCCGATATGAACGTACCGTTCAAAGACGGCAACATCAGCGACGACACCCGTATCCGCGCTTCGCTCGCATCCATTAAATACTGCTTGGACAACGGCGCATCTGTGATCGTGATGACTCACCTCGGCCGACCGACCGAAGGCGAATTCCATCCTGAAGACGATGTGGCGCCTGTTGCCGCACATTTGGGCAAACTGTTGGGCAAAGACGTGAAAGTATTGAACGACTGGCGTGAAAACAAACCGACTTTGAACGCCGGTGATGTCGTGATGCTGCAAAACGTGCGCATCAACAAAGGCGAGAAGAAAAACGACTTGGAGCTGGGCAAAGCCTACGCGTCTTTGTGCGACGTGTTCGTCAACGATGCATTCGGTACCGCCCACCGCGCCCAAGCTTCGACTGAAGCCGTTGCCCAAGCCGCACCGGTTGCCTGCGCCGGCGTGTTGATGGCGGGCGAACTCGACGCTTTGGGCAAAGCCCTGAAACAACCGGCTCATCCGATGGTTGCCATCGTTGCCGGCAGCAAAGTGTCTACCAAACTGACCATCCTCGAATCTTTGGCCGACAAAGTTGATCAACTGATCGTCGGCGGCGGCATTGCCAATACCTTCCTGTTGGCAGAAGGCAAAGCCATCGGCAAATCTTTGGCCGAACACGATTTGGTGGAAGAATCCAAAAAAATCATGGCGAAAATGGCGGCTAAAGGCGGCTCTGTACCGCTGCCGACCGATGTGGTTGTCGCTAAAGCCTTTGCCGCCGATGCGGAAGCTGTGGTGAAAGACATTGCCGACGTTGCCGAAGACGATATGATTTTGGACATCGGCCCTAAATCTGCCGCTGCTTTGGCCGATTTGCTCAAAGCTGCCGGTACGGTTGTATGGAACGGCCCGGTCGGCGTGTTTGAGTTTGACCAATTTGCCGGCGGTACCAAAGTATTGGCCGAAGCGATTGCCCAAAGCGATGCGTTCTCGATTGCCGGCGGCGGCGACACTTTGGCGGCGATTGCCAAATTCGGCGTAACCGATCAAATCAGCTACATTTCTACCGGCGGCGGCGCGTTCCTTGAGTTCTTGGAAGGCAAAGAGTTGCCTGCCGTTGCTGCTTTGGAAAAACGCGGCGCATAATCAGTTTTAATCTCGATGGCTGAATAAAGGTCGTCTGAAATCTGGAAATCAGGTTTCAGACGGCCTTATTTAT
Proteins encoded:
- a CDS encoding phosphoglycerate kinase, producing MAFLKLTEQNVQGKTVLIRADMNVPFKDGNISDDTRIRASLASIKYCLDNGASVIVMTHLGRPTEGEFHPEDDVAPVAAHLGKLLGKDVKVLNDWRENKPTLNAGDVVMLQNVRINKGEKKNDLELGKAYASLCDVFVNDAFGTAHRAQASTEAVAQAAPVACAGVLMAGELDALGKALKQPAHPMVAIVAGSKVSTKLTILESLADKVDQLIVGGGIANTFLLAEGKAIGKSLAEHDLVEESKKIMAKMAAKGGSVPLPTDVVVAKAFAADAEAVVKDIADVAEDDMILDIGPKSAAALADLLKAAGTVVWNGPVGVFEFDQFAGGTKVLAEAIAQSDAFSIAGGGDTLAAIAKFGVTDQISYISTGGGAFLEFLEGKELPAVAALEKRGA